Proteins co-encoded in one Aquincola tertiaricarbonis genomic window:
- a CDS encoding FAD-binding oxidoreductase, translating to MNAPLSPIAFDVDSRRPVPPEMVAALKARFGDRCSTARAVCEQHGRDESPIDVPPPEVVVYCESTEEVAAVVQLAHQHAVPVIPYGVGSSLEGHLLAVQGGVSIDLSRMNKLLRVNPEDLTVTVQAGVTRMQLNREIKDTGLFFPIDPGADATLGGMCATRASGTNAVRYGTMRENVLGLTVVTASGEVIHTGTRARKSSAGYDLTRLFVGSEGTLGVMTEVTLRLYPLPEAVSAAICFFPSIDAAVQTTIAIIQMGVPIARCELLDPNAVRAVNRHDKLTLREAPMLLMEFHGSEAGVAEQAATVQDIAREYGGEDFEWARTPEERTRLWTARHHAYLAALQMRPGCRAVTSDTCVPISRLAESINASVEEAEGAGLPYFIVGHVGDGNFHLAYLIDPHLPEERETAERLNLQMVERAIQLGGTCSGEHGVGLHKMGFLVTEAGEGAVEMMRTLKRALDPRNIMNPGKIFTL from the coding sequence ATGAACGCCCCGCTGTCCCCCATCGCCTTCGACGTCGACTCACGTCGCCCCGTGCCGCCCGAGATGGTGGCCGCGCTCAAGGCCCGCTTCGGCGATCGCTGCTCCACCGCCCGTGCGGTGTGCGAGCAGCACGGCCGCGACGAATCGCCCATCGACGTGCCGCCGCCCGAGGTGGTGGTGTACTGCGAAAGCACCGAAGAGGTGGCCGCCGTGGTGCAGCTAGCGCACCAGCACGCGGTGCCGGTGATCCCGTACGGCGTCGGTTCCTCGCTCGAGGGCCACCTGCTGGCGGTGCAGGGCGGGGTCAGCATCGACCTCTCGCGCATGAACAAGCTGCTGCGCGTGAACCCCGAAGACCTGACGGTGACGGTGCAGGCCGGCGTCACCCGCATGCAGCTGAACCGCGAGATCAAGGACACCGGCCTGTTCTTCCCGATCGACCCCGGTGCCGACGCCACGCTGGGCGGCATGTGCGCCACCCGCGCCAGCGGCACGAACGCGGTGCGCTACGGCACCATGCGCGAGAACGTGCTGGGCCTGACCGTGGTCACGGCCAGCGGTGAAGTCATCCACACCGGCACCCGCGCCCGCAAGAGCAGCGCCGGCTACGACCTCACGCGCCTGTTCGTAGGCAGCGAAGGCACGCTGGGCGTGATGACCGAAGTGACGCTGCGCCTGTACCCGCTGCCCGAGGCGGTGAGCGCGGCCATCTGCTTCTTCCCCAGCATCGACGCGGCGGTGCAGACCACCATCGCCATCATCCAGATGGGCGTGCCCATCGCCCGCTGCGAGCTGCTGGACCCCAACGCCGTGCGTGCGGTGAACCGGCACGACAAGCTCACGCTGCGCGAAGCGCCGATGCTGCTGATGGAGTTCCACGGCAGCGAAGCCGGCGTGGCCGAGCAGGCCGCCACGGTGCAGGACATCGCCCGCGAATACGGCGGCGAAGACTTCGAATGGGCGCGCACGCCCGAAGAACGCACCCGGCTGTGGACCGCGCGCCACCACGCCTACCTGGCCGCGCTGCAGATGCGCCCGGGCTGCCGCGCCGTGACCTCGGACACCTGCGTGCCCATCTCGCGCCTGGCCGAGAGCATCAATGCCTCGGTGGAAGAAGCCGAAGGCGCCGGCCTGCCCTACTTCATCGTCGGCCACGTGGGCGACGGCAACTTCCACCTGGCCTACCTGATCGACCCCCACCTGCCCGAAGAGCGCGAGACCGCCGAGCGGCTGAACCTGCAGATGGTGGAGCGCGCCATCCAGCTGGGCGGCACCTGCAGCGGCGAGCACGGCGTGGGCCTGCACAAGATGGGCTTCCTGGTCACCGAGGCCGGTGAAGGCGCGGTGGAGATGATGCGCACGCTCAAGCGCGCGCTCGACCCGCGCAACATCATGAACCCGGGCAAGATCTTCACGCTGTAG
- a CDS encoding glycosyltransferase yields MARFLLAWELGGGLGHATPLAQIAQPLLEAGHEVQLVLRDLSLLGPVFGPLARHARLQAWQAPVWQLPLAGQPPPATYAELLAHAGYLDAARLQGLAQAWRTLFTLLKPQLLLADHAPTALLAARGLPMRRLLAGTGCFMPPPRQPMPPFREWTPIAPHRVRAAEERLLATCNQLLTVWGEPPLAALHELLAADERCLLTWPSLDPYAGTSRPRSDEPATRYFGPLPGRDDGSLPDWPASDFGRVLAYLRPEPAATEAALAVLQAGPWSTVAWVPGLAASLKQRHASAHLQFADMPLNMARMAGQADAVLCHAGAGTVHAALLQGRPLVMLPTQAEQLLTARRVQAAGAGVLLLEGDVAAQLHQAVHDAVTEGPMRQAAQAFARQGQAAPDVALQLAGRCIALASQG; encoded by the coding sequence ATGGCCCGCTTCCTCCTGGCCTGGGAGCTGGGCGGCGGCCTGGGCCATGCCACGCCGCTGGCGCAGATCGCGCAGCCGCTGCTGGAGGCCGGGCACGAGGTGCAGCTGGTGCTGCGCGACCTTTCGCTGCTGGGGCCGGTGTTCGGCCCGCTGGCCCGGCATGCGCGGCTGCAGGCCTGGCAGGCGCCGGTGTGGCAACTGCCGCTGGCCGGCCAGCCGCCACCGGCCACCTATGCCGAGCTGCTGGCCCACGCCGGCTACCTGGACGCCGCACGGCTGCAAGGCCTGGCCCAGGCCTGGCGCACGCTGTTCACCCTGCTCAAGCCCCAGCTGCTGCTGGCCGACCATGCACCCACCGCGCTGCTGGCAGCCCGCGGCCTGCCGATGCGCCGCCTGCTGGCCGGCACCGGCTGTTTCATGCCGCCGCCGCGGCAGCCCATGCCGCCCTTCCGCGAGTGGACGCCGATCGCACCGCACCGCGTGCGCGCCGCCGAAGAACGGCTGCTGGCCACCTGCAACCAGCTGCTCACCGTTTGGGGCGAGCCGCCGCTGGCCGCGCTGCACGAGTTGCTGGCCGCGGACGAACGCTGCCTGCTCACCTGGCCGTCGCTGGACCCCTATGCGGGCACGTCCAGGCCACGCAGCGACGAGCCCGCCACGCGGTACTTCGGCCCGCTGCCGGGCCGCGACGACGGCAGCCTGCCCGACTGGCCGGCCAGTGACTTCGGCCGCGTGCTGGCCTACCTGCGGCCCGAGCCGGCGGCCACGGAAGCCGCGCTGGCCGTGCTGCAGGCCGGCCCCTGGTCCACCGTGGCCTGGGTGCCCGGCCTGGCCGCCAGCCTGAAGCAGCGGCATGCCTCGGCCCACCTGCAGTTTGCCGACATGCCGCTGAACATGGCGCGCATGGCCGGCCAGGCCGACGCGGTGCTGTGCCATGCCGGCGCCGGCACCGTGCATGCGGCGCTGCTGCAAGGCAGGCCGCTGGTGATGCTGCCCACCCAGGCCGAACAACTGCTGACTGCGCGGCGGGTGCAGGCCGCCGGTGCGGGTGTGCTGCTGCTGGAAGGGGACGTGGCGGCGCAGCTGCATCAGGCGGTGCATGACGCGGTGACAGAGGGTCCGATGCGACAAGCCGCGCAGGCCTTCGCCCGGCAGGGCCAGGCCGCCCCCGACGTCGCCCTGCAGCTGGCTGGGCGCTGCATCGCGCTGGCCAGCCAGGGCTGA
- a CDS encoding SpoVR family protein, giving the protein MNAVLAPRSPLRHMVPLASRPAQPLPAPSDWSFELIDQYHEVIRQTAERYGLDTYPNQLEIITAEQMMDAYASVGMPVNYRHWSYGKEFISTEKNYKRGHMGLAYEIVINSNPCISYLMEENTMAMQALVIAHAAYGHNSFFKGNYLFRMWTDASSIIDYLVYAKNYVAECEERHGLETVEEFLDSCHALANHGVDRYRRPSRKSLAEELRARKDREAYAQQQVNDLWRTLPKRADKPEEAAELRRFPDEPQENLLYFIEKNAPLLEPWQREIVRIVRKVAQYFYPQRQTQVMNEGWATFWHHKLLNTMYDDGYLTDGVMIEWLKSHTNVIFQPPVGHRAYSGINPYALGFAMYTDLKRVCEAPTDEDREWFPEIAGSDWLPTLDHAMRNFKDESFIGQYLSPKLMRELRLFAIVDDEKDSELEVSAIHDDNGYRRVREALSHQYDLGSREPNIQVWNVNLRGDRSLTLRHTQHNDRPLHDGAQEVLKHVARLWGFGVHLESTNAKGDVTKRWTVPAPI; this is encoded by the coding sequence ATGAACGCCGTGCTCGCCCCCCGCTCCCCGCTGCGTCACATGGTGCCCCTGGCCAGCCGGCCGGCGCAGCCGCTGCCCGCGCCCAGCGACTGGTCGTTCGAGCTGATCGACCAGTACCACGAGGTGATCCGCCAGACCGCCGAGCGCTATGGCCTGGACACCTACCCGAACCAGCTGGAGATCATCACCGCCGAGCAGATGATGGATGCCTATGCGTCCGTCGGCATGCCGGTGAACTACCGCCACTGGAGCTACGGCAAGGAGTTCATCTCCACCGAGAAGAACTACAAGCGCGGCCACATGGGCCTGGCGTATGAGATCGTCATCAACAGCAACCCCTGCATCAGCTACCTGATGGAGGAGAACACGATGGCGATGCAGGCGCTGGTGATCGCGCATGCGGCCTACGGCCACAACAGCTTCTTCAAGGGCAACTACCTGTTCCGCATGTGGACCGATGCGTCGTCGATCATCGACTACCTGGTCTATGCCAAGAACTACGTGGCGGAGTGCGAAGAGCGCCATGGCCTGGAGACGGTGGAGGAGTTCCTCGACTCCTGCCACGCGCTGGCCAACCACGGCGTGGACCGCTACCGCCGCCCCAGCCGCAAGAGCCTGGCCGAGGAGCTGCGCGCCCGCAAGGACCGCGAGGCCTATGCGCAGCAGCAGGTCAACGACCTGTGGCGCACGCTGCCCAAGCGGGCCGACAAGCCCGAGGAGGCCGCCGAGCTGCGCCGCTTCCCCGATGAGCCGCAGGAGAACCTGCTGTACTTCATCGAGAAGAACGCGCCGCTGCTGGAGCCCTGGCAGCGCGAGATCGTGCGCATCGTGCGCAAGGTGGCGCAGTACTTCTACCCGCAGCGTCAGACGCAGGTGATGAACGAGGGCTGGGCCACCTTCTGGCACCACAAGCTGCTCAACACCATGTACGACGACGGCTACCTGACCGACGGCGTGATGATCGAGTGGCTGAAGTCGCACACCAACGTGATCTTCCAGCCGCCGGTGGGGCACCGGGCGTACAGCGGCATCAACCCCTATGCGCTGGGCTTTGCGATGTACACCGACCTGAAGCGCGTGTGCGAGGCGCCCACCGACGAGGACCGCGAGTGGTTCCCCGAGATCGCGGGCAGCGACTGGCTGCCCACGCTGGACCATGCGATGCGCAACTTCAAGGACGAGAGCTTCATCGGCCAGTACCTGAGCCCCAAGCTGATGCGTGAGCTGCGCCTGTTCGCCATCGTCGACGACGAGAAGGACAGCGAGCTGGAGGTCTCGGCCATCCACGACGACAACGGCTACCGTCGTGTGCGCGAGGCCTTGTCGCACCAGTACGACCTGGGCTCGCGCGAGCCCAACATCCAGGTGTGGAACGTGAACCTGCGTGGCGACCGCTCGCTGACGCTGCGCCACACCCAGCACAACGACCGGCCGCTGCACGATGGCGCGCAGGAGGTGCTGAAGCACGTGGCCCGGCTGTGGGGCTTTGGCGTGCACCTGGAAAGCACCAACGCCAAGGGCGACGTGACCAAGCGCTGGACGGTGCCGGCGCCGATCTGA
- a CDS encoding YeaH/YhbH family protein, whose product MLQQIIDRRLSGKNKSIGNRERFLRRYKTQIRDAVRRAVDQRGIRDIERSEDITIPKKDISEPVFGHGQGGKREMVHPGNQDYLRGDRIERPKGGGGGGSGSGQASDQGEGSDDFVFTLSKEEFMQVFFEDLALPHLVRTQLAETPEWKSHRAGFTSDGTPNNLHVVRSMRGAIGRRIAIGSESRRELRELEERLLQMKLDAAPGDAVAAAAIAEVEAQILELRTRLGRIPYLDPIDLRFRNRVRVPVPSSKAVMFCLMDVSGSMDESRKDLAKRFFILLYLFLTKHYEKIDLVFIRHHTQAQEVDEHNFFHATETGGTVVSSALVLMEEIIKARYNPSEWNIYGAQASDGDNWHHDSGRCRELLSEKLLPLVRYFAYVQVAEEEQNLWEEYTQLAQSQRRFAMRKATDASQIYPVFRDLFKKEGVQEAA is encoded by the coding sequence ATGCTTCAGCAGATCATTGATCGGCGCTTATCGGGCAAGAACAAGTCGATCGGCAACCGCGAGCGTTTTCTGCGTCGCTACAAGACGCAGATACGCGATGCGGTGCGCCGGGCGGTGGACCAGCGTGGCATCCGCGACATCGAGCGCAGCGAAGACATCACCATCCCGAAGAAGGACATCAGCGAACCCGTCTTCGGCCACGGCCAGGGCGGCAAGCGCGAGATGGTGCACCCGGGCAACCAGGACTACCTGCGCGGCGACCGCATCGAGCGGCCCAAGGGCGGTGGCGGTGGTGGCTCGGGCAGCGGCCAGGCCAGCGACCAGGGCGAGGGCAGCGACGACTTCGTGTTCACGCTGAGCAAGGAAGAATTCATGCAGGTCTTCTTCGAAGACCTGGCACTGCCCCACCTGGTGCGCACCCAGCTGGCCGAAACGCCGGAGTGGAAGAGCCACCGCGCCGGCTTCACCAGCGACGGCACGCCCAACAACCTGCACGTGGTGCGTTCGATGCGCGGCGCCATCGGCCGCCGCATCGCCATCGGCAGCGAATCGCGGCGAGAGCTGCGTGAGCTGGAAGAGCGGCTGCTGCAGATGAAGCTCGATGCTGCCCCTGGCGACGCGGTGGCGGCTGCCGCCATCGCCGAGGTTGAAGCGCAGATCCTGGAGCTGCGCACCCGCCTGGGCCGCATCCCCTACCTGGACCCGATCGACCTGCGCTTTCGCAACCGGGTGCGCGTGCCGGTGCCCAGCAGCAAGGCGGTGATGTTCTGCCTGATGGACGTCTCGGGCTCGATGGACGAGTCGCGCAAGGACCTGGCCAAGCGCTTCTTCATCCTGCTGTACCTCTTCCTCACCAAGCACTACGAGAAGATCGACCTCGTCTTCATCCGCCACCACACGCAGGCGCAGGAGGTGGACGAGCACAACTTCTTCCATGCCACCGAAACCGGCGGCACCGTGGTGAGCAGCGCGCTGGTGCTGATGGAAGAGATCATCAAGGCCCGCTACAACCCCAGCGAATGGAACATCTACGGCGCGCAGGCCAGCGACGGCGACAACTGGCACCACGACAGCGGCCGCTGCCGTGAGCTGCTGAGCGAGAAGCTGCTGCCGCTGGTGCGCTACTTTGCCTACGTGCAGGTGGCCGAGGAAGAGCAGAACCTGTGGGAGGAGTACACGCAGCTCGCGCAGAGCCAGCGGCGCTTCGCGATGCGCAAGGCCACCGATGCATCGCAGATCTACCCCGTGTTCCGCGACCTGTTCAAGAAGGAGGGCGTGCAGGAGGCCGCCTGA
- a CDS encoding PrkA family serine protein kinase, producing the protein MDVISSFAARYERTREEELSLEEYLAECKRNTLAYATAAERMLKAIGEPQTVDTRNDPRLSRIFANKVIKVYPAFAEFYGMEDAIEQVVSYFRHAAQGLEEKKQILYLLGPVGGGKSSIAERLKQLMQEVPFYAIKGSPVNESPLGLFDPAEDGPILEKEYGIPRRYLNRILSPWAVKRLEEFGGDIRKFKVVKRHPSILKQIGVAKTEPGDENNQDISSLVGKVDIRKLETYAQDDPDAYSYSGGLCLANQGLLEFVEMFKAPIKVLHPLLTATQEGNFKGTEGFGAIPFDGIVLAHSNESEWKTFRNNKNNEAFLDRIYIVKVPYCLRVSEEIKIYEKLIKGSSLAEAKCAPGTLKMMSQFAVLTRLKEPENSSLFSKMQIYDGENLKDTDPRAKSYAEYRDYAGVDEGMSGISTRFAYKILSKVFNFDSTEVAANPVHLMYVLEQQIEREQFPAEVEQKYLAFIKEHLATRYAEFIGKEIQTAYLESYSEYGQNIFDRYVTYADYWIQDHEYRDTDTGEVFDRSALNAELEKIEKPAGIANPKDFRNEIVNFVLRARANNQGKNPVWTSYEKLRTVIEKKMFSNTEELLPVISFNAKASADEAKKHEDFVTRMVDKGYTPKQVRLLCEWYLRVRKSS; encoded by the coding sequence ATGGACGTGATCAGCAGCTTCGCCGCACGCTACGAACGCACCCGAGAAGAAGAGCTCTCGCTGGAAGAGTACTTGGCGGAGTGCAAGCGCAACACCCTGGCCTATGCCACCGCGGCCGAGCGCATGCTCAAGGCCATCGGCGAACCGCAGACGGTGGACACGCGCAACGATCCGCGCCTGTCCCGCATCTTCGCGAACAAGGTCATCAAGGTCTATCCGGCCTTCGCCGAGTTCTACGGCATGGAAGACGCCATCGAGCAGGTGGTGTCGTACTTCCGACATGCCGCCCAGGGCCTGGAGGAAAAGAAGCAGATTCTCTACCTGCTGGGCCCGGTGGGCGGTGGCAAGAGCTCCATCGCCGAACGCCTGAAGCAGCTGATGCAGGAAGTGCCCTTCTATGCCATCAAGGGCTCGCCGGTGAACGAGTCGCCGCTGGGGCTGTTCGACCCGGCGGAAGACGGCCCGATCCTCGAGAAGGAATACGGCATCCCGCGGCGCTACCTCAACCGCATCCTGTCGCCGTGGGCCGTCAAGCGGCTCGAGGAGTTCGGCGGCGACATCCGCAAGTTCAAGGTGGTCAAGCGCCACCCGTCCATCCTCAAGCAGATCGGCGTGGCCAAGACCGAGCCGGGTGACGAGAACAACCAGGACATCTCCAGCCTGGTGGGCAAGGTCGACATCCGCAAGCTCGAGACCTATGCGCAGGACGACCCCGACGCCTACAGCTACAGCGGCGGCCTGTGCCTGGCCAACCAGGGCCTGCTGGAGTTCGTGGAAATGTTCAAGGCGCCCATCAAGGTGCTGCACCCGCTGCTGACCGCCACGCAGGAAGGCAACTTCAAGGGCACCGAAGGCTTCGGCGCCATTCCGTTCGATGGCATCGTGCTGGCGCACAGCAACGAGAGCGAGTGGAAGACCTTCCGCAACAACAAGAACAACGAGGCCTTCCTCGACCGCATCTACATCGTCAAGGTGCCGTACTGCCTGCGGGTGAGCGAAGAGATCAAGATCTACGAGAAGCTGATCAAGGGCTCTTCGCTGGCCGAGGCCAAGTGCGCCCCCGGCACGCTGAAGATGATGAGCCAGTTCGCGGTGCTCACGCGCCTGAAGGAGCCGGAGAACTCGTCCCTCTTCAGCAAGATGCAGATCTACGACGGCGAGAACCTGAAGGACACCGACCCGCGGGCCAAGAGCTACGCCGAGTACCGCGACTACGCCGGCGTGGACGAAGGCATGAGCGGCATCTCTACCCGCTTTGCCTACAAGATCCTGTCCAAGGTCTTCAACTTCGACAGCACCGAAGTGGCGGCCAACCCGGTGCACCTGATGTACGTGCTCGAGCAGCAGATCGAGCGTGAGCAGTTCCCGGCCGAGGTGGAGCAGAAGTACCTGGCCTTCATCAAGGAGCACCTGGCCACGCGCTACGCCGAGTTCATCGGCAAGGAGATCCAGACCGCCTACCTGGAGAGCTACTCCGAGTACGGCCAGAACATCTTCGACCGCTACGTGACCTATGCCGACTACTGGATCCAGGACCACGAGTACCGCGACACCGACACCGGCGAGGTGTTCGACCGCAGCGCGCTGAACGCCGAGCTCGAGAAGATCGAAAAGCCCGCGGGCATCGCCAACCCCAAGGACTTCCGCAACGAGATCGTCAACTTCGTGCTGCGGGCGCGGGCCAACAACCAGGGCAAGAACCCGGTGTGGACCAGCTACGAGAAGCTGCGCACGGTGATCGAGAAGAAGATGTTCTCCAACACCGAGGAGCTGCTGCCGGTGATCAGCTTCAACGCCAAGGCCAGCGCCGACGAAGCCAAGAAGCACGAGGACTTCGTGACGCGCATGGTGGACAAGGGCTACACGCCCAAGCAGGTGCGGCTGCTGTGCGAGTGGTACCTCCGCGTTCGCAAGAGCAGCTGA
- a CDS encoding ParB/RepB/Spo0J family partition protein, whose product MVTKKQKGLGLGLEALLGPRVSDTPAAVDGAPRSLKLSQLRPGKYQPRTRMDEGSLYELAESIKSQGVMQPVLVRPLGPDATGDGGALPQYEIIAGERRSRAARLAGLDEVPVLVKEVPDEAAAVMALIENIQREDLNPLEEAQGLKRLVDEFGLTHEGAAQAVGRSRSAASNLLRLLNLAPPVQQLLMAGDLDMGHARALLPLDAAQQILHANEVVARKLSVREAERLVARSAASGASGSRTPSRAKKDKARDIVRLEEALADKLTAAVEIRVQRRTARGEQGEIAISFGSLEELNGLLDKLGVSDR is encoded by the coding sequence ATGGTCACCAAAAAGCAGAAGGGGCTCGGCCTCGGGCTCGAGGCGTTGCTCGGCCCGCGCGTGAGCGACACACCCGCGGCCGTCGATGGCGCGCCGCGCTCGCTCAAGCTGTCGCAGCTGCGGCCCGGCAAGTACCAGCCGCGCACGCGCATGGACGAAGGCTCGCTCTACGAGCTGGCCGAGAGCATCAAGTCGCAGGGCGTGATGCAGCCGGTGCTGGTGCGCCCGCTGGGCCCCGACGCCACGGGCGACGGTGGCGCCCTGCCGCAGTACGAGATCATCGCCGGTGAACGGCGCTCGCGCGCCGCCCGGCTGGCCGGGCTGGACGAAGTGCCGGTGCTCGTCAAGGAGGTGCCGGACGAGGCCGCCGCCGTGATGGCGCTGATCGAGAACATCCAGCGCGAGGACCTCAACCCGCTGGAAGAAGCCCAGGGCCTCAAGCGCCTGGTCGACGAGTTCGGGCTCACCCACGAAGGCGCGGCGCAGGCCGTGGGCCGCTCGCGCAGCGCGGCCAGCAACCTGCTGCGCCTGCTCAACCTGGCGCCGCCGGTGCAGCAGCTGCTGATGGCCGGCGACCTGGACATGGGCCATGCCCGTGCGCTGCTGCCGCTGGACGCGGCGCAGCAGATCCTGCATGCCAACGAGGTGGTGGCGCGCAAGCTCTCGGTGCGCGAAGCCGAGCGTCTGGTGGCCCGCAGCGCGGCCAGCGGCGCCAGCGGCAGCCGCACGCCCTCGCGCGCGAAGAAGGACAAGGCCCGCGACATCGTGCGGCTGGAAGAAGCGCTGGCCGACAAGCTCACCGCCGCGGTCGAGATCCGCGTGCAGCGCCGCACGGCGCGCGGCGAGCAGGGCGAGATCGCCATCTCCTTCGGCTCGCTCGAGGAGCTGAACGGCCTGCTGGACAAGCTGGGCGTCAGCGACCGTTGA
- a CDS encoding RBBP9/YdeN family alpha/beta hydrolase, which produces MTQEFRVLLLPGWENSGPDHWQSRWEARHGYLRVEQDDWQWPKRGDWMMRLEEELLASPQPAVLVAHSLGCLLVAAWAAHSRHTECVAGAMLVAPPDVERADMPPNLYSWRPIERKPLPFASLVVYSEDDPFCDLRALRTMVDDWEAQSISVGEAGHINGASGLGEWPDGLSLLRGLMATARS; this is translated from the coding sequence ATGACGCAGGAATTTCGTGTACTGCTGCTTCCCGGCTGGGAAAACTCCGGCCCCGACCACTGGCAGAGCCGATGGGAAGCGCGCCACGGCTACCTGCGCGTGGAACAGGACGACTGGCAGTGGCCCAAGCGCGGCGACTGGATGATGCGCCTGGAGGAGGAACTGCTGGCCTCGCCGCAGCCGGCCGTGCTGGTGGCCCACAGCCTGGGCTGCCTGCTGGTGGCGGCCTGGGCCGCGCACAGCCGCCACACCGAGTGCGTGGCCGGTGCCATGCTGGTGGCCCCGCCCGATGTCGAGCGGGCCGACATGCCGCCCAACCTGTACTCCTGGCGGCCGATCGAGCGCAAGCCTTTGCCCTTTGCGTCGCTGGTGGTCTACAGCGAGGACGATCCCTTCTGCGACCTGCGGGCCCTACGCACCATGGTGGATGACTGGGAGGCGCAATCCATTTCAGTGGGCGAGGCGGGGCACATCAATGGTGCGTCGGGCTTGGGCGAGTGGCCGGACGGCCTGTCGTTGCTGCGGGGCCTGATGGCCACGGCGCGTAGCTGA
- the argC gene encoding N-acetyl-gamma-glutamyl-phosphate reductase, producing the protein MAYQVYVDGQEGTTGLRIHEYLAKRSDVELLRIDPDKRKDPAERARLLNAADVAFLCLPDQASREAAAMVTNPNTCLIDASTAHRIDPAWAFGLPELARGQRDKLRQSKRIANPGCHASAFILLVRPLVDAGIVPAALPLSATSITGYSGGGKKMIEQYQAGGDDKLLSPRPYGLTLAHKHIPEMMSHTGLTTKPVFLPIVGNFYKGLAVSLPLHFEQLAPGTDAARLHAALAAHYEGERFVKVMPLRDPATLEAGFFDVQATNDTNNVELFVFAHDTQAVLIARLDNLGKGASGAAVQCMNVHLGVDEGLGL; encoded by the coding sequence ATGGCATACCAGGTTTATGTAGATGGACAGGAAGGCACGACCGGCCTGCGCATCCATGAGTACCTCGCAAAGCGCAGCGACGTGGAGTTGCTGCGCATCGACCCCGACAAGCGCAAGGACCCCGCCGAACGCGCCCGCCTGCTGAACGCGGCCGACGTCGCCTTCCTGTGCCTGCCCGACCAGGCGTCGCGCGAGGCGGCGGCGATGGTGACCAATCCCAACACCTGCCTGATCGACGCCAGCACCGCGCACCGCATCGACCCGGCCTGGGCCTTCGGCCTGCCCGAGCTGGCCCGTGGCCAGCGCGACAAGCTGCGCCAGAGCAAGCGCATCGCCAACCCGGGTTGCCATGCCAGCGCCTTCATCCTGCTGGTGCGCCCGCTGGTCGACGCCGGCATCGTGCCGGCGGCGCTGCCGCTGTCGGCCACGTCCATCACCGGCTACTCCGGTGGCGGCAAGAAGATGATCGAGCAGTACCAGGCGGGGGGCGACGACAAGCTGCTGTCGCCGCGCCCGTACGGCCTGACGCTGGCGCACAAGCACATCCCCGAGATGATGAGCCACACCGGTTTGACGACCAAGCCGGTGTTCCTGCCCATCGTCGGCAACTTCTACAAGGGCCTGGCGGTGAGCCTGCCGCTGCACTTCGAGCAGTTGGCCCCCGGCACCGATGCCGCCCGCCTGCATGCCGCGCTGGCCGCGCACTATGAAGGCGAGCGCTTCGTCAAGGTGATGCCGCTGCGCGACCCGGCCACGCTGGAAGCCGGCTTCTTCGACGTGCAGGCCACCAACGACACCAACAACGTCGAGCTGTTCGTGTTTGCCCACGACACCCAGGCCGTGCTGATCGCCCGCCTGGACAACCTGGGCAAGGGCGCCAGCGGCGCGGCGGTGCAGTGCATGAACGTGCACCTGGGCGTGGACGAAGGTCTGGGGCTTTGA
- a CDS encoding GNAT family N-acetyltransferase, giving the protein MTDLTLLSRIEDAGLNASAPPQQRWMDGWLVRFSPGKAKRARCINAVAEGRLPLADKLRQAQAVFDEAGLPLVLRITPFTQPAGLDAQLEALGLHTEDDTRVMACPSLSALRALPLPAGSRWQSMDGSAFAELIGGLRGSPPGQRQAHAQRLALSPVPFQAYAIVREDDGALLACGQFAREGDLVGLYDVFTPPEHRGRGHAASLCSRLLVQAREEGAAIGYLQVEGNNTAARRVYHRLGFADGYSYHYRSTAAD; this is encoded by the coding sequence GTGACCGACCTCACGCTGCTCTCTCGCATCGAGGACGCCGGCCTCAACGCCAGCGCCCCGCCGCAGCAGCGCTGGATGGACGGCTGGCTGGTCCGTTTTTCACCCGGCAAGGCGAAGCGGGCGCGCTGCATCAACGCGGTGGCCGAAGGCCGGCTGCCGCTGGCCGACAAGCTGCGGCAGGCGCAGGCGGTGTTCGACGAAGCCGGGTTGCCGCTGGTGCTGCGCATCACGCCCTTCACCCAGCCCGCCGGGCTGGACGCGCAGCTCGAAGCGCTGGGCCTGCATACCGAAGACGACACGCGGGTGATGGCCTGCCCGTCGCTGTCGGCGCTGCGGGCCTTGCCGCTGCCGGCCGGCAGCCGCTGGCAGTCGATGGACGGCAGCGCTTTCGCGGAACTGATCGGCGGCCTGCGCGGCTCGCCGCCGGGACAGCGCCAGGCCCATGCGCAGCGGCTGGCCTTGTCGCCGGTGCCCTTCCAGGCCTATGCCATCGTGCGCGAGGACGATGGTGCCTTGCTGGCCTGCGGCCAGTTCGCGCGCGAGGGTGACCTGGTAGGCCTGTACGACGTGTTCACCCCGCCCGAGCACCGTGGCCGCGGCCATGCCGCCAGCCTGTGCTCACGCCTGCTGGTGCAGGCCCGCGAGGAAGGCGCTGCCATCGGCTACCTGCAGGTGGAAGGCAACAACACCGCCGCCCGCCGCGTGTACCACCGCCTGGGCTTTGCCGACGGGTACAGCTACCACTACCGCAGCACCGCTGCGGATTAA